One part of the Denticeps clupeoides chromosome 16, fDenClu1.1, whole genome shotgun sequence genome encodes these proteins:
- the nnt2 gene encoding NAD(P) transhydrogenase, mitochondrial: MSCLLRCVSCSSVPLFHQSALQKTAGKRYFQTFHSLWNQQTSKGVRYKDILVGVPKESFKNERRVAVSPAGVQALVKQGFNVQVESGAGLESKFSDDQYKEAGAKITDTKGAFASDLILKVRAPGFNETLGIHEAELLKPKSTLVSFIYPAQNPELMEKLAKKQSTILAMDQVPRVTIAQGYDALSSMANIAGYKAVVLAANHFGRFFTGQITAAGKVPPAKVLVIGGGVAGLAAAGAAKSMGAIVRGFDTRPAALEQFKSFGAEPLEVDMKESGEGVGGYAKEMSKEFIEAEMKLFAKQCKDVDIVISTALIPGKRAPILIKRDMVESMKDGSVVVDLAAEAGGNIETTRPGELYVHRGVTHIGYADLPSRMPTQASTLYSNNVLKLLKAISPDKEYFHFEERDEFDYGTVDHVIRGTMVMKDGKNLFPAPLPKTSPPAQPAKQKSVAEIEAEKQAQVSPFRRTMTSAGFYTTGLSTVLGLGLVSPNAAFTQMVTTFGLAGIVGYHTVWGVTPALHSPLMSVTNAISGLTAVGGLVLMGGGLTPSSLPETLALSAAFVSSINIAGGFLITQRMLDMFKRPTDPPEFNYLYAIPAAVFVGGYGASLASGYSIEQMMYLGSGLCCVGALAGLSAQGTSRLGNALGMIGVSGGIAATLGALKPSPELLSQMSLAMATGGTIGLTIAKKIEISDLPQLVAAFHSLVGLAAVLTCVAEFMIEHPHLDMHPAANVVKTVAYLGTYIGGVTFSGSLVAYGKLQGLLNSAPLLLPGRHMLNASLMAASVGGMIPFMLSDSYATGMGCLLGVSGLSTVMGVTLTAAIGGADMPVVITVLNSYSGWALCAEGFLLDNNLMTIVGALIGSSGAILSYIMCVAMNRSLPNVILGGYGTSSTAGGKPMEIVGTHTEVNVEQAIELIREANSIIITPGWGLCAAKAQYPIADMVKMLREQGKAIRFGIHPVAGRMPGQLNVLLAEAGVPYDVVLEMDEINEDFPETDLTLVIGANDTVNSAAQEDPNSIIAGMPVLEVWKSKQVIVMKRTLGVGYAAVDNPIFYKPNTSMLLGDAKKTCDNLQAKIREAYY, encoded by the exons ATGTCTTGCCTTCTGCGCTGTGTCTCCTGCTCCTCTGTGCCCTTGTTTCATCAAAGTGccctgcagaaaacagccggaAAAAGGTATTTCCAGACCTTCCATTCTCTATGGAACCAACAAACGTCTAAAG GCGTGCGCTATAAAGACATTCTGGTGGGCGTCCCTAAAGAGAGCTTTAAAAATGAGCGGAGGGTGGCAGTCTCCCCTGCAGGAGTTCAGGCCCTGGTCAAACAAGGGTTTAACGTCCAAGTGGAGAGTGGCGCCGGTCTTGAGTCTAAGTTCTCTGATGATCAGTATAAAGAGGCTGGTGCTAAAATAACAGACACTAAAGGCGCCTTCGCTTCGGACCTGATCCTGAAG GTGCGAGCGCCAGGATTCAATGAGACCCTAGGCATCCATGAGGCAGAGCTGCTGAAACCAAAGTCCACGCTGGTCAGTTTCATTTACCCAGCACAGAACCCTGAACTCATGGAGAAGCTGGCCAAGAAGCAGAGCACCATCCTGGCCATGGATCAGGTCCCAAGAGTCACCATTGCGCAGGGTTACGATGCCCTGAGCTCCATGGCCAACATTGCGGG TTATAAAGCTGTGGTCTTAGCAGCTAACCATTTCGGAAGGTTCTTCACCGGCCAGATCACGGCAGCTGGGAAAGTTCCTCCAGCCAAG GTTTTGGTTATAGGTGGTGGAGTAGCAGGTCTGGCTGCTGCAGGCGCAGCCAAGTCAATGGGAGCCATTGTGAGGGGCTTTGACACAAG ACCTGCAGCTCTGGAACAGTTTAAATCATTTGGAGCTGAGCCTCTGGAGGTGGACATGAAAGAGTCCGGAGAGGGAGTTGGTGGATATGCCAAGGAGATGTCCAAGGAGTTCATAGAAGCAGAGATGAAGCTGTTCGCAAAGCAGTGCAAGGATGTTGACATTGTCATCAGCACGGCTCTCATTCCAG GAAAGAGGGCGCCAATCCTGATTAAACGGGACATGGTGGAGTCCATGAAAGATGGCTCTGTGGTTGTAGACTTGGCTGCTGAGGCTGGAGGCAACATTGAGACAACCAGGCCTGGTGAACTTTATGTGCACAGG GGAGTGACACACATTGGATATGCAGACCTGCCCAGCAGAATGCCTACACAGGCCAGCACGCTGTACTCCAACAACGTTCTGAAGTTACTGAAAGCCATTAGTCCGGACAAGGAGTACTTCCACTTTGAGGAAAGAGATGAGTTTGATTATGGCACAGTTGACCACGTCATCCGGGGAACCATGGTCATGAAG GATGGCAAAAACCTTTTCCCTGCACCCCTACCAAAAACTTCACCACCAGCGCAACCTGCCAAACAGAAATCTGTGGCTGAAATTGAAGCTGAAAAGCAAGCACAGGTTTCCCCATTCAGACGCACCATGACCTCCGCAGGCTTCTACACAACAG gGTTGTCTACTGTCCTTGGTCTGGGCTTGGTTTCTCCAAATGCTGCATTCACTCAGATGGTCACCACGTTTGGGCTGGCAGGAATTGTGGGATATCACACAGTGTGGGGTGTCACCCCAGCATTACACTCTCCTCTCATGTCTGTCACCAATGCTATCTCAG GTCTGACTGCAGTTGGCGGTTTGGTGTTGATGGGTGGTGGTCTCACTCCGTCTAGTCTTCCTGAGACTCTGGCCTTGTCAGCAGCCTTTGTGTCTTCTATAAACATTGCAG GTGGATTCCTCATCACACAGAGAATGCTAGATATGTTCAAAAGGCCCACAGATCCTCCAGAGTTCAACTACCTGTATGCCATCCCCGCAGctgtgtttgtgggtgggtACGGTGCTTCTCTGGCAAGCGGCTACAGCATTGAACAG ATGATGTACCTGGGCTCCGGCCTGTGCTGTGTTGGAGCGCTGGCAGGCCTCTCTGCACAGGGCACTAGCCGGTTAGGTAACGCTTTAGGTATGATTGGTGTGTCAGGAGGCATTGCTGCAACCCTGGGTGCACTCAAACCCTCTCCTGAGCTGCTGTCACAGATGTCACTGGCCATGGCTACAGGAGGCACCATAG GTTTGACAATCGCCAAGAAAATTGAGATCAGTGACCTGCCTCAGCTGGTGGCTGCTTTCCACAGCTTGGTAGGGCTGGCAGCGGTGCTTACCTGTGTGGCTGAGTTCATGATCGAGCATCCCCACCTTGATATGCACCCTGCAGCCAATGTGGTCAAGACGGTGGCCTACCTTGGCACCTACATTGGTGGTGTCACCTTCAGTGGCTCCTTAGTTGCCTACGGCAAGCTTCAAG GTCTTCTGAATTcggctcctctcctcctccctggcAGACACATGCTGAACGCCAGCCTAATGGCAGCCTCAGTAGGTGGCATGATCCCTTTCATGCTGAGCGACAGCTATGCCACAGGGATGGGCTGCCTGCTGGGGGTCTCTGGTCTCTCCACCGTGATG GGAGTCACTCTGACAGCAGCTATTGGAGGAGCAGACATGCCCGTGGTCATCACCGTGCTGAACAGCTACTCTGGCTGGGCCCTGTGTGCAGAGGGCTTTCTTCTGGACAACAACCTCATGACTATTGTTGGTGCCCTGATTGGTTCTTCTGGTGCAATCCTCTCCTATAttatgtgtgtg GCCATGAACCGCTCCCTACCGAATGTAATTCTAGGTGGCTACGGAACATCATCCACAGCTGGGGGGAAACCAATGGAGATTGTCGGGACCCACACAGAAGTAAATGTCGAGCAGGCTATTGAACTGATCAGAGAGGCAAACAGCATCATCATAACTCCAG GTTGGGGCCTTTGTGCTGCCAAAGCTCAGTATCCAATTGCAGACATGGTGAAGATGCTGAGAGAACAAGGCAAGGCCATCAG ATTTGGTATCCACCCTGTGGCTGGACGCATGCCCGGCCAGCTGAATGTACTTTTGGCTGAAGCAGGCGTCCCCTATGATGTTGTACTGGAGATGGATGAGATTAATGAAGACTTCCCAG AGACGGACTTGACACTTGTCATTGGAGCAAATGACACCGTGAACTCCGCTGCACAAGAAGACCCAAATTCCATAATTGCTGGGATGCCGGTACTGGAGGTTTGGAAATCGAAGCAG GTCATTGTGATGAAACGCACACTTGGTGTTGGCTATGCTGCAGTGGACAACCCAATATTCTACAAACCCAACACATCCATGCTGCTGGGTGATGCCAAGAAAACATGCGATAATTTACAAGCTAAAATTAGAGAGGCTTACTACTAA
- the dtwd1 gene encoding tRNA-uridine aminocarboxypropyltransferase 1: protein MSAESALEGATDVAPNARLGEPFRGLKLASHGVLEAAQTTGRLKCPRCGGSRMFFCYTCLCVLGVDPQGIPLVKLPVKIDIIKHPNETDGKSTAIHAKLLAPEDVTIYTYPCIPELDSRDNKVVLVFPGPNSLTVEEIPQYLSKLENSTEEPSPKRHKVTEKTDDQHCTLERIVFIDSTWNQTTRISSDERLQDLLRVELKTRKTSFWRHQKGSPDTYLSTIEAIYYFMRDYHAHCLLKEYSGEYDNLLFFYSYLHGLINKAKLSAGKL, encoded by the exons ATGAGCGCAGAAAGCGCGTTAGAAGGCGCGACAGATGTGGCCCCGAACGCTCGGCTGGGGGAACCTTTTCGGGGTCTGAAGCTCGCGTCGCACGGCGTCCTGGAGGCGGCGCAGACCACGGGCAGGCTGAAGTGCCCGAGGTGCGGCGGCTCCAGGATGTTCTTCTGCTACACCTGCCTCTGCGTGCTCGGCGTGGACCCGCAGGGGATCCCGCTGGTCAAG CTTCCGGTAAAAATTGACATCATCAAACACCCTAATGAGACGGATGGAAAGAGTACTGCAATACACGCCAAACTCCTTGCTCCGGAAGACGTCACCATCTACACCTACCCTTGCATACCTGAACTGGACAGCAGAGATAATAAG GTTGTCTTAGTCTTTCCTGGACCAAATTCACTGACAGTTGAGGAAATTCCTCAGTATTTAAGTAAATTGGAAAACTCTACAGAGGAGCCCAGCCCAAAAAGGCataaggttacagaaaaaacagaTGATCAACATTGCACACTTGAAAGGATCGTTTTTATCGACAGTACATGGAACCAGACTACCAGAATAAGCAGCGATGAACGGTTACAAG ACCTGCTGCGAGTAGAGCTGAAGACAAGAAAAACGTCTTTCTGGCGTCATCAGAAGGGATCCCCTGACACCTATCTTTCAACTATCGAGGCAATTTACTACTTCATGCGAGACTATCATGCACACTGCCTGTTAAAGGAGTACAGTGGAGAGTACGACAACCTGCTGTTTTTCTACTCTTACCTTCACGGTCTTATCAACAAAGCAAAGCTATCTGCAGGAAAATTGTGA